One genomic segment of Pseudomonadota bacterium includes these proteins:
- a CDS encoding CARDB domain-containing protein, protein MAVGDGQFDEVSGVAFAPNDRIVTVEAGNDRVQVFDLDGNFVLKFGNEGSNNGQFQNPSDVAVDNAGNIYVADLGNRRVQVFDSDGGFLRAFGSFCNLDTSAGCVDPDGGGPLELGDGQFIAPNGLAVDYAGNVYVADGSVNHRVQVFDPNGDFVAKFSLPEDAANLRDVAVDAMARLHVTTGNPGGTPSDVPFVVGVFVIDTDGDSLPDLWEQAGIDVNLDGDIDLDLTDLGDDYRGVPMVADPNRKDIFVEIDYFDCNVPGNDCDGGTHSHRPRDEALDLIVQAFNNAPVTQGNGINLWVQVNEGLPHQQFCDFEDGGCFDDIKATSFGTPAERGNPDTLAAKALVFRYNLWVHDQKEGSSVRGTAEGSAGEVGNDFIVSLGSFIGGGSTNDHAGVFMHELGHTLGLGHGGGDNRNCKPNYLSVMSYTFTDGLQPYGQFDYSRSVLPTSGALVEDDLDETIGIQDGAFLTFYGPPRDVDGIDQGDDGDFNDDWAVGLGAGAIDWDFDGSADDNPATPTDLNFLGIIGCGLDKSGAGAPDDDAADTLTGHNDWDNIQIGFRDSPFFEDGKHGDPVVEIDFATTQFIRDQVWRAQLEEIHEYSAKFICGIQDDPDEFRLTPGRYATIVNIRNPNREPVTFKKMLALAYPPEEQVSGEMYEISLDTLRYGEALKVDCEDVRKNLFDGKFPEPYIEGFLVVHSPESLDVASVYTTATVGGDDDPPRHSDIEIVSVAERIIELEGEKRPDLVIDERLDFQIDCLGSDATQKCKVKIAFSVRNIGDAAAGPFNVRIVLEHNDTLLEDMPINEQLAPGEVANRTLNAEFAIFGQDPDGKTICLKADAPTNQVEEKSENNNERCLDF, encoded by the coding sequence TTGGCGGTCGGTGACGGGCAGTTTGACGAGGTTAGCGGTGTCGCCTTTGCCCCGAACGATCGAATCGTGACGGTGGAAGCCGGAAATGATCGGGTTCAGGTCTTCGATCTCGACGGCAACTTCGTTCTCAAGTTCGGCAATGAGGGTTCCAACAATGGACAGTTCCAGAATCCCAGCGACGTCGCTGTGGATAACGCCGGCAACATTTATGTCGCCGATCTAGGAAATCGACGGGTTCAAGTCTTTGATTCCGATGGCGGCTTTCTTCGTGCCTTCGGCAGCTTCTGCAATCTGGATACGTCGGCTGGCTGTGTCGATCCGGATGGCGGCGGCCCGCTCGAGCTCGGCGACGGACAGTTCATCGCACCGAATGGTCTTGCGGTTGACTATGCCGGGAACGTTTACGTCGCGGACGGTAGTGTCAATCACCGCGTCCAAGTCTTCGATCCCAACGGCGATTTTGTCGCCAAGTTCAGTTTGCCCGAAGATGCCGCCAATCTACGCGACGTCGCAGTCGATGCCATGGCGCGCCTACACGTCACCACGGGGAACCCTGGAGGCACGCCGTCGGATGTCCCGTTTGTCGTTGGCGTCTTCGTGATCGATACAGACGGCGACTCGCTTCCGGACCTTTGGGAACAAGCCGGCATTGACGTCAATCTCGACGGTGACATCGACCTGGACTTGACCGATCTCGGCGATGACTATCGGGGTGTTCCGATGGTCGCGGACCCGAACCGCAAGGATATCTTCGTCGAGATCGACTATTTCGATTGCAACGTCCCTGGCAACGATTGCGACGGCGGTACACATTCGCACCGGCCGCGTGACGAAGCGCTTGACCTCATCGTTCAGGCTTTCAACAACGCACCGGTGACCCAAGGCAACGGCATCAATCTATGGGTCCAGGTGAACGAAGGCCTGCCGCATCAACAGTTCTGCGACTTCGAGGATGGCGGCTGTTTCGACGATATCAAAGCGACCAGTTTCGGTACGCCGGCCGAGCGCGGTAACCCCGACACGTTGGCCGCAAAGGCTCTCGTATTTCGCTACAATCTGTGGGTTCACGACCAGAAAGAAGGTAGCTCCGTGCGCGGCACGGCCGAAGGATCCGCAGGCGAAGTGGGCAACGACTTTATCGTCTCGCTCGGCAGCTTTATCGGCGGCGGGTCAACCAACGACCATGCCGGCGTCTTCATGCATGAATTGGGGCACACCCTCGGGCTGGGCCATGGCGGTGGAGACAATCGAAACTGCAAGCCGAACTATCTGAGTGTCATGAGCTACACGTTCACTGACGGACTGCAACCATATGGACAGTTCGACTATTCGCGGTCGGTCCTGCCGACATCCGGCGCGCTCGTTGAAGACGACCTGGATGAGACAATCGGGATTCAGGATGGCGCTTTTCTTACGTTCTATGGCCCACCTCGCGACGTGGATGGTATCGATCAGGGCGATGACGGCGATTTCAACGATGACTGGGCGGTTGGCTTAGGCGCCGGCGCCATCGATTGGGATTTCGACGGGAGTGCTGACGACAATCCCGCAACGCCGACGGACCTTAATTTCCTCGGCATCATAGGCTGCGGCCTCGATAAGTCCGGCGCGGGAGCGCCGGATGACGATGCGGCCGACACGCTCACCGGTCATAACGATTGGGACAACATTCAGATCGGCTTTCGTGACTCCCCCTTCTTTGAGGACGGTAAACACGGCGATCCCGTGGTTGAGATCGATTTTGCGACGACGCAGTTCATACGCGACCAGGTTTGGCGCGCCCAACTTGAGGAGATTCACGAGTACAGCGCAAAGTTCATCTGCGGCATTCAGGACGATCCCGATGAGTTCCGGCTCACACCTGGCCGCTACGCGACCATCGTCAACATTCGCAACCCGAACAGGGAACCCGTCACGTTCAAGAAGATGCTGGCTCTTGCGTACCCTCCAGAAGAGCAAGTATCTGGTGAGATGTATGAGATAAGCCTCGATACGCTGCGCTATGGCGAGGCACTGAAAGTCGATTGCGAAGACGTTCGAAAGAACCTGTTCGATGGCAAGTTCCCAGAACCATACATCGAAGGGTTTCTCGTTGTGCATAGCCCTGAAAGCCTTGATGTCGCTTCCGTTTACACCACGGCGACAGTGGGGGGTGACGATGATCCACCGCGCCACAGCGACATCGAGATTGTCAGCGTCGCGGAGCGGATCATTGAGTTGGAAGGAGAAAAGCGGCCTGACCTCGTGATCGACGAGCGCCTCGATTTCCAGATCGATTGCCTGGGATCTGATGCCACGCAGAAATGCAAGGTCAAGATCGCTTTTAGTGTGCGCAACATAGGCGACGCTGCCGCCGGACCGTTCAACGTCCGGATCGTCCTTGAGCATAACGATACCCTGCTCGAAGACATGCCGATCAATGAGCAGCTTGCACCCGGCGAGGTGGCCAACCGGACCCTGAACGCGGAGTTTGCCATCTTCGGCCAGGATCCCGACGGCAAGACGATTTGCCTCAAGGCTGACGCGCCGACCAATCAGGTGGAGGAGAAGAGCGAAAACAACAACGAGCGATGCTTGGACTTCTAG
- the arfB gene encoding alternative ribosome rescue aminoacyl-tRNA hydrolase ArfB translates to MIRITNTISLADDEIEEHFIRAPGPGGQNVNKVATAVQLRFDAANSPALSDAVLRRLRSLAGSRMTRDGVIVLTANRSRSQSRNREDALERLITLIRDAATPPARRRPTKPTAGSKRRAAESKRRRGELKRQRRKAGPDDH, encoded by the coding sequence TTGATTCGCATCACCAACACCATCAGCCTTGCCGATGATGAGATCGAGGAACACTTCATTCGCGCCCCGGGTCCCGGTGGTCAGAACGTCAACAAGGTCGCGACGGCCGTTCAACTGCGCTTCGATGCGGCCAACAGCCCGGCGCTTTCCGACGCCGTCTTGCGCCGCCTGAGATCACTGGCCGGGAGCCGCATGACCCGGGACGGCGTGATCGTGCTGACCGCCAACCGGTCGAGGTCCCAGAGCAGGAACCGCGAGGACGCGTTGGAACGCTTGATCACGCTGATCCGCGACGCCGCCACGCCGCCCGCGCGCCGGCGGCCGACAAAACCCACGGCCGGATCCAAGCGCCGGGCCGCAGAAAGCAAGCGACGGCGTGGCGAACTGAAGAGGCAACGCAGAAAGGCAGGTCCCGACGACCACTGA
- a CDS encoding DJ-1/PfpI family protein, with translation MKTLAALVFPGFQTLDFFGPLEMLGDLGDQIDITIVAETSEPVPSVHGQGLLVDKTVSDGSDYDLLLIPGGDTALEAAKRPAVTDWIVETSNKAELVMTVCTGSILLATTGLLDGRRATTNKLDFTKTVPLGPEVDWVRQARWVEDGKYFTSSGVSAGMDMTLAAIAHLFGKATAEEVAEGTEYEWHDDASWDPFAKSSGLV, from the coding sequence ATGAAGACACTTGCCGCACTGGTGTTTCCAGGCTTCCAAACCCTCGACTTTTTTGGCCCGCTCGAAATGCTGGGTGATCTCGGCGACCAGATTGACATCACCATCGTCGCGGAGACGTCAGAGCCGGTGCCCAGCGTTCACGGGCAGGGCCTTTTGGTCGACAAGACGGTGTCGGATGGCAGCGACTATGACCTGCTGTTGATACCGGGTGGTGACACGGCACTCGAGGCGGCAAAGAGGCCCGCCGTCACAGATTGGATCGTTGAGACGTCAAACAAGGCCGAACTCGTCATGACCGTGTGCACCGGCAGCATTCTGCTGGCCACGACCGGCCTGCTCGATGGCCGCCGGGCGACGACCAACAAGCTGGACTTCACGAAGACCGTGCCGCTTGGTCCCGAGGTCGACTGGGTGCGCCAGGCCCGATGGGTCGAGGACGGCAAGTACTTCACCTCATCGGGCGTGTCGGCGGGGATGGATATGACGCTTGCCGCCATTGCCCATCTGTTCGGCAAGGCGACCGCCGAGGAGGTCGCGGAGGGGACGGAGTACGAGTGGCACGATGACGCGAGCTGGGACCCCTTCGCCAAAAGCAGCGGTTTGGTCTGA
- the betC gene encoding choline-sulfatase, translating to MTAKKPNFLIIMADFMGALVLPPYGNTIAKTPNMARLADDGVVFENAYCNYPLCAPSRASMMASLLPSEIGVHDNGAEFPASIPTFAHYLRDLGYRCELSGKMHFVGPDQLHGFDERLTTDTVPADFGWMPTRELDGDWPNVDPIRESGVAARTLGLDFDEEVSHRAIRRLYDFARDPDLDPFLLTVSYIEPHEPYRTTQECWDRYSDGEIGLPSVPLLDEADWDAHSRRLYELMGIDKNALTDEQIVRARHGFYAMVSYIDQQVGRLLAALDETKLADDTIVIVTADHGAMIGERGMWCIVNFFEWTMRVPFILHAPGRFAPRRVPANVSLVDLFPTLLDLASGGNPPDLATPIEGRSLVPLAQGGAPADDDDTVYAEIAAEGCVKPGAMVKRGSHKFIHCEADPPMLFDLASDPQELNNLADNPAWADVVTSMKAAVDAKWDLQRWEADVEESWHRRRMIYATFEKGNPPVWDYAVDNDPWRHYQRSFREPWQDTEHKATLR from the coding sequence ATGACCGCCAAGAAGCCGAACTTCCTCATCATCATGGCCGACTTCATGGGGGCGCTGGTTCTGCCACCCTATGGCAACACGATTGCGAAGACGCCGAACATGGCGCGCCTTGCCGACGACGGTGTCGTGTTCGAGAACGCCTATTGCAACTATCCGCTTTGCGCGCCGTCGCGGGCCTCGATGATGGCAAGCCTGCTGCCGTCGGAGATCGGCGTCCACGACAACGGCGCGGAGTTCCCAGCGAGCATTCCGACCTTCGCGCACTATCTGCGCGACCTCGGTTACCGCTGCGAGCTCTCCGGCAAGATGCACTTTGTCGGGCCGGATCAGCTGCACGGGTTCGACGAGCGGCTAACGACCGACACGGTGCCGGCGGATTTCGGCTGGATGCCGACACGGGAGCTGGACGGCGACTGGCCGAATGTCGATCCGATCCGCGAGTCCGGCGTTGCCGCGCGGACGCTGGGTCTCGACTTCGACGAGGAGGTCTCCCACCGGGCGATCCGGCGTTTGTACGACTTCGCCCGCGATCCCGACCTCGATCCGTTCCTGTTGACGGTATCGTATATCGAACCGCACGAGCCCTACCGAACGACGCAAGAATGCTGGGATCGCTACAGCGACGGCGAGATCGGCTTGCCCTCTGTGCCGCTGCTGGACGAAGCCGACTGGGATGCCCATAGCCGTCGACTCTATGAGCTGATGGGGATCGACAAGAACGCGCTGACCGACGAGCAGATCGTGCGTGCGCGTCACGGCTTCTACGCCATGGTGAGCTACATCGATCAACAGGTCGGCCGCCTGCTGGCCGCCTTGGACGAAACGAAGCTGGCCGACGACACCATCGTTATCGTGACCGCCGACCATGGCGCGATGATCGGCGAGCGCGGCATGTGGTGCATCGTCAACTTCTTCGAATGGACCATGCGCGTGCCATTCATTCTGCACGCGCCCGGCCGCTTCGCACCGCGCCGGGTGCCGGCAAATGTCTCCTTGGTCGATCTGTTCCCAACCCTGCTGGATCTCGCAAGCGGGGGAAACCCTCCTGACCTGGCGACGCCGATCGAAGGCCGCAGCCTGGTGCCGCTCGCCCAGGGCGGAGCGCCGGCGGACGATGACGACACGGTTTATGCCGAGATCGCCGCGGAGGGATGTGTCAAACCCGGCGCCATGGTGAAACGCGGCAGCCACAAGTTCATTCACTGCGAAGCCGATCCGCCGATGCTGTTCGACCTGGCGAGCGATCCCCAGGAGCTGAACAATCTGGCAGACAACCCGGCTTGGGCCGACGTCGTGACCTCCATGAAGGCCGCGGTCGACGCCAAGTGGGATCTCCAACGCTGGGAAGCGGATGTCGAGGAGAGTTGGCACCGGCGCCGCATGATCTATGCGACCTTTGAGAAGGGTAATCCCCCAGTTTGGGACTACGCGGTCGACAACGATCCCTGGCGCCACTATCAGCGCAGCTTCCGCGAACCCTGGCAGGACACCGAACACAAGGCGACCCTGCGCTAA
- a CDS encoding SDR family NAD(P)-dependent oxidoreductase: protein MDLGLSGKAIIVTGSTRGIGLAIAEACALEGASVAICGRRPDHLDAAREQLEAHGGTVFAATCDIGDPEQVTHFIDGAVKALGGLDGLANNPSGFGSSDDETGWRQSMEVDLMGTVRTTWAALPHLKADGGGSIVNTSSISGIGASGGFPYGAAKAAVNQLSQSHARSFAADKIRVNAIAPGSIDFPGGLWQQVKVERPADYEATLASIPFGRFGRPDEVARLAAFLLSDAASWVTGQVIAVDGAQNL from the coding sequence ATGGACCTCGGTTTATCGGGCAAGGCGATCATCGTGACCGGCTCGACGCGGGGCATCGGCTTGGCCATCGCCGAAGCCTGCGCGCTGGAAGGCGCGTCGGTCGCCATCTGCGGGCGCCGGCCCGACCACCTGGACGCCGCGCGCGAGCAACTCGAGGCCCACGGCGGGACGGTCTTCGCGGCGACCTGCGATATCGGCGATCCCGAGCAGGTCACCCATTTCATCGATGGCGCAGTCAAGGCGTTGGGCGGCCTCGACGGTCTTGCCAACAACCCGTCGGGCTTCGGCAGCAGCGATGACGAAACCGGCTGGCGCCAGAGCATGGAGGTCGACCTGATGGGTACCGTGCGCACCACCTGGGCCGCCCTGCCGCATCTTAAAGCAGACGGCGGCGGGTCGATCGTCAACACATCGTCAATTTCCGGCATCGGCGCTTCGGGCGGATTTCCCTATGGCGCGGCCAAGGCGGCGGTCAATCAGCTGAGCCAGTCCCATGCGCGGTCGTTCGCGGCCGACAAGATCCGTGTCAACGCCATAGCACCCGGATCGATCGACTTCCCCGGCGGTTTATGGCAGCAGGTGAAGGTCGAACGTCCGGCGGATTACGAAGCGACCTTGGCGTCGATCCCGTTCGGGCGCTTCGGGCGGCCCGACGAAGTCGCGCGCCTCGCCGCCTTCCTGTTGTCGGACGCGGCGAGCTGGGTAACCGGCCAGGTGATCGCTGTCGACGGCGCCCAGAACCTGTGA
- a CDS encoding amidase: MDATDLCYLSAVEQKDLLDRKEISTVELIDAHADRIERINPQINAFVTLRLDGARDDAKAADKARAKGGDLGVLHGLPVGVKDCFPTKGLRTTFASLAFKDNVPDVDHLVVEREKAAGAIILGKLNTPEYTMARNTCDNPVFGPTRNPYDLSKCPGASSGGSGAALAAGLTPLADGSDIGGSVRNPAAWCNIVGHRPTAFMVPDVPNPLPWHNMNTPGPMTRTVADAALFLSALAGPDPRAPVYVQAPFPPGLPDLARDLKGLKVGWGCDHGSIGVHPDIARHFNEQRAVFESLGCVISDHDIDLRGLFDGAYDVLAHQRVAAEVEPAVGNGLDPGLEERAAWSRGLTGNDILEAEARRYRLWRDMAAAFEAYDVLVWPDDPHDPFGFDDEAAGDDIDWSLLTVAPLLGLPAVTVPFGFSDAGLPRGLQVHGRPGDDLLVLQVAQAFEQATGHGKRRPVLE, from the coding sequence ATGGACGCGACCGATCTCTGTTATCTCTCCGCCGTCGAGCAAAAGGACCTTCTGGATAGGAAGGAGATCAGCACCGTCGAACTGATCGACGCCCATGCCGACCGGATCGAGCGTATCAACCCCCAGATCAACGCCTTCGTCACCCTGCGCCTGGACGGTGCCCGCGACGATGCCAAGGCCGCGGACAAGGCCCGCGCGAAAGGCGGCGACCTCGGCGTGCTGCACGGCCTGCCCGTCGGCGTGAAAGACTGCTTCCCGACCAAGGGCCTGCGCACGACCTTTGCCTCGCTGGCGTTCAAGGACAACGTGCCCGACGTCGACCACCTGGTGGTCGAGCGCGAGAAGGCCGCAGGCGCCATCATCCTGGGCAAGCTCAACACGCCCGAATACACGATGGCGCGCAACACCTGCGACAACCCGGTGTTCGGCCCGACGCGCAATCCCTATGACCTCTCAAAGTGTCCGGGCGCCAGCAGCGGTGGCAGCGGCGCAGCACTGGCCGCAGGCCTGACGCCGCTGGCCGACGGTTCGGATATCGGCGGCTCGGTGCGCAACCCGGCGGCCTGGTGCAACATTGTCGGCCATCGACCGACAGCCTTCATGGTCCCCGACGTACCCAATCCCCTGCCCTGGCACAACATGAACACGCCTGGTCCGATGACCCGCACGGTCGCGGACGCCGCGCTCTTTCTGTCCGCCCTGGCTGGCCCCGATCCGCGCGCGCCCGTCTACGTGCAGGCGCCCTTTCCACCTGGCCTGCCCGATCTCGCGCGCGACCTCAAAGGCCTGAAAGTCGGTTGGGGATGCGATCACGGATCGATCGGCGTCCACCCCGACATCGCCCGTCACTTCAACGAACAACGCGCCGTGTTCGAAAGCCTCGGCTGCGTGATAAGCGACCACGATATTGATCTTCGTGGCCTCTTCGACGGCGCCTATGACGTGCTTGCCCATCAACGCGTCGCGGCCGAGGTTGAACCCGCCGTCGGAAACGGTCTCGACCCCGGTCTGGAGGAACGGGCGGCTTGGTCGCGCGGCCTGACCGGCAACGACATTTTGGAAGCCGAGGCGCGCCGCTACCGACTTTGGCGTGACATGGCCGCGGCGTTCGAGGCGTACGACGTGCTGGTCTGGCCTGACGATCCGCACGACCCCTTTGGTTTTGATGATGAAGCCGCCGGCGATGACATCGACTGGAGCCTCTTGACCGTCGCGCCGTTGCTCGGCCTGCCGGCCGTCACCGTTCCCTTCGGGTTCTCCGACGCCGGTTTGCCGCGCGGCCTACAGGTCCACGGCCGGCCGGGCGACGATCTCCTGGTCTTGCAGGTGGCACAGGCCTTCGAACAGGCAACCGGGCACGGCAAACGACGTCCGGTGCTGGAGTGA
- a CDS encoding GNAT family N-acetyltransferase has protein sequence MQIDDIDDIAALRRHEAAWRAAYDADPDAQYFMSWPWMANWLDLIDDQWLVLAAREDDASPYTGFLPIQLWSEFNTEIGFHNTIRMGGCYYAGYTGIMCSAEDEERVVPAFAKRLKQLNWLAISVDRVVASPRRMKLFLGAFAPSEFDVQAAEPKPDENGIDFTVYPCVALPDDWETFLKNHMGHTTRKHARRAMRLVDGGELSVTHATPETIDRDLGILLDLWKTAFTPIKTEAALETEIKHHRTMLRACFDEGDVMLPVLWQGDKPIGARARLLDQKNRSMICLVGARDLSVRRPPPGFIVHLYSIRWGIENGYKTYDLQLGDYSYKYDFGPEERRIINHAIVTKSKQNLRGKVEPRSLPYVFAMTQSFAAGGQAANAAAGCRQILQIDPDHAGAREMLEKIEAASKPADDPVAEARQLVQQGSFSAAEEMLSQLLEDDPKNFDARYTLGLTFLQQGDSKNAEQHLRRAIALNGKVASAYYNYGNALAALNRHAKALKSYKKAISLRPDYPQAHNAHGEALMALGRRGEAAKSFDQALALQPTYALARQNRDKLSTTRRA, from the coding sequence ATGCAGATCGACGACATCGACGACATTGCGGCGCTCAGGCGCCATGAGGCCGCCTGGCGTGCCGCCTACGACGCCGATCCGGACGCCCAGTACTTCATGTCCTGGCCGTGGATGGCGAACTGGCTCGACCTGATCGACGACCAGTGGCTGGTGCTCGCCGCCAGGGAAGATGACGCCTCGCCCTATACCGGTTTTCTTCCGATCCAGCTGTGGTCGGAGTTCAACACCGAGATCGGCTTCCACAACACGATCCGCATGGGCGGGTGCTACTATGCCGGCTACACCGGCATCATGTGCAGTGCCGAGGATGAAGAGCGCGTCGTCCCGGCATTCGCAAAGCGCCTGAAGCAGCTCAACTGGCTCGCGATCAGTGTCGACCGTGTCGTCGCCTCGCCGCGACGCATGAAGCTGTTCTTGGGCGCCTTTGCGCCGTCCGAGTTCGACGTCCAGGCCGCCGAACCGAAACCGGATGAAAACGGCATCGACTTCACGGTCTACCCTTGCGTCGCGCTGCCGGACGACTGGGAGACGTTCCTGAAGAACCATATGGGGCATACGACGCGCAAGCATGCGCGGCGCGCCATGCGGCTTGTCGATGGCGGCGAGCTCAGCGTCACCCATGCGACGCCCGAAACCATCGATCGCGATCTCGGTATTCTGCTCGATCTGTGGAAGACAGCCTTCACACCAATCAAGACGGAGGCCGCCCTTGAGACCGAGATCAAGCATCACCGCACCATGCTGCGCGCCTGCTTCGACGAAGGCGATGTCATGCTGCCCGTGCTGTGGCAGGGCGACAAGCCGATCGGCGCGCGCGCCAGGCTGCTGGATCAAAAGAATCGATCGATGATCTGCCTGGTCGGTGCCCGCGACCTCTCGGTCCGTCGCCCGCCGCCGGGCTTTATTGTTCATCTCTATTCGATCCGTTGGGGTATCGAAAACGGCTACAAGACCTACGACCTGCAGCTCGGCGACTACAGCTACAAGTACGATTTCGGGCCCGAGGAACGGCGCATCATCAACCACGCGATCGTAACGAAGAGCAAACAGAACCTGCGTGGCAAGGTCGAGCCGCGAAGCCTGCCTTATGTCTTCGCCATGACGCAGAGTTTCGCGGCCGGCGGTCAGGCGGCCAACGCGGCGGCCGGGTGCCGCCAGATCCTGCAGATCGACCCCGACCACGCCGGTGCCCGCGAGATGCTCGAGAAGATCGAAGCGGCGTCGAAACCCGCCGACGACCCGGTTGCGGAGGCGCGTCAGCTGGTCCAACAAGGATCGTTCAGCGCGGCCGAGGAGATGCTGTCCCAACTGCTTGAGGACGATCCCAAGAACTTCGACGCGCGGTACACGCTGGGCCTGACGTTCCTTCAGCAGGGCGACAGCAAAAACGCCGAACAGCACTTAAGGCGCGCAATCGCGCTCAACGGCAAAGTCGCGTCAGCTTACTACAACTACGGTAACGCGCTGGCAGCGCTAAACCGACATGCCAAGGCGCTCAAGAGCTACAAAAAGGCGATCTCGCTAAGGCCCGACTACCCGCAGGCGCATAACGCCCATGGCGAAGCCCTCATGGCACTTGGCCGGCGCGGTGAGGCGGCAAAGAGCTTCGATCAGGCGCTGGCGCTCCAACCAACCTATGCGCTGGCCCGACAAAACCGCGACAAGCTGAGCACGACGCGTCGCGCCTGA
- a CDS encoding transketolase C-terminal domain-containing protein, producing MSGRPDYDSGQNQSDIFTGIAELSESESVKGTPASRLPAFVLGDELAALADKDPRVVVLTADLATANRTTEFQARHPDRYFDFGIAEKNMVTAAAGMAASGQIPYAATFAAFCAILCAEQIRTDCAYPEMPVRAVGHHSGISMGFYGTSHHATEDLGMMRTIAGLTVVCATDANHLRAVLRASVDHPGAMYIRLGRGRDPDVYETVPGDLTFGKAITLRDGKDLTLIATGSEVHPSLEAAAMLEADGLSVRVLDMHTIKPLDRDAIAAAAGETGAVMTVEEHNVIGGLGSAVAEVLVEMDRVPFARHGIDDTYALIGPPAALYAHYELDAEGIAKRARALLG from the coding sequence ATGAGCGGGCGCCCGGACTACGATAGCGGTCAGAACCAGAGCGACATCTTCACCGGCATCGCGGAGCTCTCCGAAAGCGAGTCGGTTAAGGGCACGCCTGCCTCGCGCCTGCCGGCCTTCGTGCTGGGCGACGAACTGGCGGCGTTGGCCGACAAGGACCCGCGCGTTGTCGTGCTGACCGCCGATCTGGCCACCGCCAACCGCACGACCGAGTTCCAGGCGCGCCATCCCGATCGCTACTTCGATTTCGGGATCGCGGAGAAGAACATGGTGACGGCGGCGGCCGGCATGGCGGCGTCGGGCCAGATCCCCTATGCGGCGACCTTTGCGGCGTTCTGCGCGATCCTTTGCGCCGAACAGATCCGCACCGACTGCGCTTATCCGGAGATGCCGGTGCGCGCGGTCGGCCACCACTCCGGCATTTCGATGGGTTTTTACGGCACCAGCCACCACGCGACCGAGGATCTGGGCATGATGCGCACGATCGCCGGACTGACCGTGGTGTGCGCGACCGACGCCAACCATCTGCGCGCGGTGCTGCGCGCCTCGGTCGATCATCCGGGCGCCATGTACATTCGCCTGGGCCGCGGCCGCGACCCCGACGTCTACGAGACGGTGCCTGGAGACCTGACGTTCGGTAAGGCGATTACGTTGCGCGATGGCAAAGATCTGACGCTGATCGCGACGGGGTCTGAGGTGCATCCATCGCTAGAGGCGGCGGCGATGTTGGAAGCCGACGGTCTCTCCGTGCGCGTGCTGGACATGCACACGATCAAGCCGCTCGACCGCGATGCTATCGCCGCGGCGGCCGGCGAGACCGGCGCCGTCATGACCGTCGAGGAGCACAATGTCATCGGCGGCCTGGGCAGCGCCGTTGCCGAGGTGTTGGTTGAGATGGACCGTGTCCCCTTCGCACGCCACGGCATTGACGATACCTACGCGCTGATCGGCCCGCCGGCAGCGCTCTACGCCCATTACGAACTGGACGCCGAAGGCATCGCGAAACGGGCGCGTGCGTTGTTGGGTTGA
- a CDS encoding transketolase, which yields MSATTQGDRRNVTEAFLADRAKFVRLETVRLTKIAGAGHYSSTFSAAELFAALYYAELNIRPHEPDWPDRDRFILSKGHAAIGLYPILADLGYFDKALLEEYTRLGSPFGDHPDMKKIPGADFSSGSLGHGLSVGVGMALAARVQRRKHRVFCMLGDGELNEGQVWEAAMSAGHFGLQSLVGIVDRNGLCIDGHTEEIMSVEPLEQRFGSFGWDVQRIDGHDLNAILETFGKLKPPGEGKPQMIIADTVKGRGVKMMEMSLNWHVGNLVGRDYDAVVKEIQLGPDAVMRPGAGL from the coding sequence ATGTCTGCGACAACCCAAGGCGACCGGCGCAATGTGACCGAGGCCTTCCTGGCCGACCGCGCCAAGTTCGTCCGCCTGGAGACCGTGCGCCTGACCAAGATCGCCGGCGCCGGCCACTATTCCAGCACATTCTCGGCAGCCGAACTGTTCGCCGCGCTCTATTACGCCGAGCTCAACATCCGGCCGCACGAGCCAGACTGGCCGGACCGCGACCGGTTCATCCTGAGCAAGGGGCACGCGGCGATCGGGCTTTACCCGATCCTGGCCGATCTCGGCTACTTCGATAAGGCGCTTCTGGAAGAGTACACGCGGCTCGGCTCGCCGTTCGGCGATCATCCGGATATGAAAAAGATCCCCGGCGCCGATTTCAGTTCGGGTTCGCTGGGGCATGGGCTGTCGGTCGGGGTCGGCATGGCGCTTGCCGCGCGTGTCCAGCGGCGAAAGCACCGCGTCTTCTGCATGCTGGGTGATGGCGAGCTGAACGAGGGCCAGGTCTGGGAAGCCGCGATGTCAGCAGGTCATTTCGGCCTGCAGTCGCTGGTCGGCATTGTCGACCGCAATGGTCTGTGCATCGACGGCCACACCGAAGAAATCATGAGTGTCGAACCGCTGGAGCAGCGTTTCGGGTCCTTCGGCTGGGACGTCCAGCGCATCGACGGCCACGATCTCAACGCGATCCTGGAAACCTTCGGCAAGCTGAAGCCGCCGGGCGAGGGCAAACCCCAGATGATCATCGCCGACACGGTCAAAGGCCGCGGCGTCAAGATGATGGAGATGAGCCTGAACTGGCATGTCGGCAACCTGGTGGGCCGCGACTATGACGCTGTGGTGAAGGAGATCCAGTTGGGTCCCGACGCCGTGATGCGTCCTGGGGCCGGGCTATGA